A portion of the Leptospira noumeaensis genome contains these proteins:
- the flgB gene encoding flagellar basal body rod protein FlgB: MFEATHFMKTQDLLERGLGAASQRRKVITDNIANADVPNFKRSEVVFESMLKRAIESEKIEKDKAVPTKITNDRHIEFFKPLDYRDAKPKTNLDYLTTMRPDGNNVDIEKEVVEANQNQMSYSLMIDRLNQNNRLLNIVMRTN, from the coding sequence ATGTTTGAAGCAACACATTTCATGAAAACTCAAGACCTTTTGGAACGTGGCCTCGGTGCCGCAAGCCAAAGGCGTAAAGTGATTACCGATAATATCGCCAATGCAGACGTTCCTAATTTCAAACGTTCGGAAGTGGTCTTTGAATCGATGCTGAAACGTGCCATCGAATCAGAAAAAATTGAAAAGGACAAAGCGGTTCCTACAAAAATCACGAACGATCGTCATATTGAATTTTTTAAACCGTTAGATTATCGGGACGCCAAACCCAAAACCAATTTGGACTATCTGACTACGATGCGACCCGATGGAAACAACGTAGACATTGAAAAAGAAGTGGTAGAAGCAAACCAAAACCAAATGAGTTACAGCCTTATGATTGATCGCTTAAACCAAAACAACCGCCTTCTCAACATTGTGATGAGAACCAACTAA
- the fliE gene encoding flagellar hook-basal body complex protein FliE has protein sequence MSIDRISNISSQTYKPHSLLPQGDKVGIFRSNERHYGKTNEAKSPDEVAGTFGDALKKAFEQVNDQQVEADELTQKIVFDPNSVELHDVMIAAEKARISLTFAKTMSDGFVRAYRELTTLR, from the coding sequence ATGTCCATTGATCGCATTTCAAACATCAGTTCCCAAACTTACAAACCACATTCCCTCCTCCCACAAGGTGACAAGGTAGGAATCTTTCGCTCGAACGAACGTCATTACGGGAAAACAAATGAAGCCAAATCTCCAGATGAAGTGGCTGGTACTTTTGGTGATGCTTTAAAGAAAGCCTTCGAACAAGTGAATGACCAACAAGTAGAAGCAGATGAACTTACACAAAAAATTGTTTTTGATCCAAACTCAGTGGAACTTCATGACGTGATGATTGCGGCAGAGAAGGCTCGGATCTCTTTGACATTTGCAAAAACAATGTCTGATGGTTTTGTCAGAGCTTATAGAGAACTCACAACTCTTAGATAA
- a CDS encoding aminoglycoside phosphotransferase family protein, whose amino-acid sequence MDYQNKEYSKTSLGKPFAIGRSADLFALPENQILKLFFPEAKESEIDLEVTNTIEAHKQGATKMRCYGKAKVENRFGIIFDRLNGISLTKLPDKNPLELFQIAGKLAKLHYEIHQLKSERFKDIKEILNHCLESAPLSFLNATEKEKAKTYIATLPNGNSILHLDFHPENVIVEGKDEIIIDWMTAAKGSPAADVAFTFLLFTDGELWPGTPKLKIIFYTIIRKFILGGYLKAYKKLSGITDAEISAWRLPALILRMGLWDIASERDGLRSQAIRLLANGGEV is encoded by the coding sequence ATGGACTATCAAAACAAAGAATACAGTAAAACAAGTTTGGGGAAACCTTTTGCAATCGGAAGGTCGGCAGATCTATTTGCTTTACCGGAAAATCAAATTCTGAAACTTTTTTTTCCTGAGGCAAAGGAATCGGAAATTGATTTAGAAGTAACAAACACCATCGAAGCCCATAAACAAGGTGCAACGAAGATGCGTTGTTATGGAAAAGCCAAAGTGGAGAACAGGTTTGGAATTATTTTTGACAGGTTGAATGGAATTTCACTTACAAAACTTCCTGACAAAAATCCCTTGGAGCTCTTCCAGATCGCAGGAAAACTTGCAAAGTTACACTACGAAATTCATCAGTTAAAATCAGAACGTTTTAAAGACATAAAAGAAATCTTAAACCATTGTCTGGAATCTGCACCACTTTCATTTTTAAACGCGACAGAAAAAGAAAAAGCCAAAACATATATCGCAACTCTTCCCAATGGAAATTCCATTTTGCATTTGGATTTCCATCCAGAAAATGTAATCGTAGAAGGGAAAGACGAAATCATCATTGATTGGATGACAGCAGCCAAAGGAAGTCCTGCCGCCGATGTTGCCTTCACCTTTCTTTTGTTTACCGATGGAGAACTTTGGCCGGGAACACCAAAATTAAAAATTATTTTTTATACAATCATCAGAAAGTTCATCCTAGGTGGGTATTTGAAAGCCTATAAAAAACTTAGCGGGATTACGGATGCAGAAATTTCTGCTTGGAGACTTCCTGCACTCATTCTACGGATGGGACTTTGGGATATCGCAAGTGAAAGGGATGGATTAAGGTCACAAGCCATTCGTTTGTTAGCTAATGGTGGCGAAGTATGA
- a CDS encoding MBL fold metallo-hydrolase, translating into MGKVITIDTEYANMPQVASAYLLEEEGHGVVVETNTTHAIPKILKTMESEGIKRENLDYVIVTHVHLDHAGGAWALLKACPNAILLAHPKTAKHLIDPSLLIKSATSVYGKENFDSLYGEIKPVPKDRVRVMEDGEWLTWKGHSFQFIYTKGHANHHFCIYDKQTNGIYTGDSFGISYPHLENEKRFIFPTTTPTDFDSVEAIHSLDRILDTGAEVAYLTHFGPIGDLKKNAEDLKIGLGLCSEAIAMLDAVPKEKRLSFMETKVETMIQTLANKNSITLTESDWKLLHLDVNLNAQGLVYAFEKKQPKV; encoded by the coding sequence ATGGGCAAAGTGATCACCATTGATACCGAGTATGCAAATATGCCACAAGTGGCATCGGCTTATCTTCTGGAAGAGGAGGGCCATGGGGTTGTTGTCGAAACCAATACAACCCACGCCATTCCAAAGATTCTAAAGACTATGGAGTCGGAAGGAATCAAAAGAGAAAACCTCGACTATGTCATTGTGACTCATGTGCACCTAGACCATGCGGGTGGGGCCTGGGCCTTACTCAAAGCCTGTCCGAATGCCATTCTACTGGCTCATCCCAAAACCGCCAAACACTTGATAGATCCAAGTTTACTCATTAAAAGTGCCACATCCGTCTATGGAAAAGAAAACTTTGATTCTTTGTATGGAGAGATCAAACCTGTTCCAAAAGATAGAGTTCGTGTGATGGAAGATGGGGAATGGCTCACTTGGAAAGGCCATTCTTTTCAGTTTATCTACACAAAGGGACATGCCAACCACCACTTCTGTATTTATGATAAACAAACAAATGGAATTTATACGGGTGATTCCTTTGGAATTTCCTATCCACATTTAGAAAATGAAAAACGGTTTATTTTCCCTACGACAACACCCACTGACTTTGATTCTGTGGAAGCCATCCATTCACTCGATCGGATTTTGGATACCGGAGCCGAAGTTGCTTATCTCACTCATTTTGGTCCCATTGGTGATTTAAAGAAAAATGCAGAGGATTTAAAAATTGGCCTTGGTTTATGCAGCGAAGCAATCGCGATGTTGGATGCGGTGCCAAAAGAAAAACGTTTGTCTTTTATGGAGACAAAGGTGGAAACAATGATCCAAACTTTAGCAAACAAAAATTCCATCACTCTGACAGAATCGGATTGGAAGTTATTACATCTGGATGTGAATTTGAATGCGCAAGGGTTAGTCTATGCGTTTGAAAAGAAACAACCAAAAGTATAA
- a CDS encoding glycerol-3-phosphate dehydrogenase/oxidase — protein sequence MNLKLDRFIETYKGEEFDVTIIGGGITGATLAYEVASRGYTVALVEKKDFGGATSAATGKLIHGGLRYLKQFEIGLVREALKERRILSNIAPNLVYPYPMVLPKPGLIARIGLFVYDLLSFDSKWTWDESKQIPNHQYLKRKELNQKNLGDFEDAAYFYDAICLSPERLTLSFLKSAVSYGAKIANYTVVENLIWEDKAVVGILVHDVLTNQKHQIRSKVTINASGPWTHNILSKSSKTEQPMPKKRSEGIYIITKKLTNLMTLYVGDKGHFSFAPWRGHSMIGPTEKSYFGNVEDWKLTKESITEFIDYINETSHLKEKLTMDDVIFAYGGLRPLVESSDDTYSASRRSELYDHVRDGIQGLITAAGGKYTTSRHFAESIFKQIQKKLDKKSGEAISAKQHLYASQIPNVEIFIQGAKKQNADFSENTIDYLIRHYGLQYEIILELARKTKNLAAVLNADGEILAEVVYVIRYEMAKSLSDIFLRRTGLGTLGILSDEIMKVIIDTAASEWNWSEDTKKKETEIIYKTLKLPV from the coding sequence ATGAATTTAAAGTTAGATCGTTTTATTGAAACTTACAAGGGTGAAGAGTTTGATGTCACGATCATCGGTGGTGGAATCACTGGAGCAACTTTGGCTTACGAAGTGGCTAGTCGTGGTTATACGGTGGCTTTGGTGGAAAAAAAAGACTTTGGTGGGGCCACTTCTGCAGCTACAGGAAAGTTGATTCACGGTGGCCTTCGTTATCTCAAACAATTTGAAATTGGTTTAGTTCGAGAGGCTTTAAAAGAAAGAAGGATTCTTTCAAATATTGCACCAAATTTAGTATATCCTTATCCTATGGTACTTCCAAAACCAGGACTCATTGCAAGGATTGGACTTTTTGTCTATGATCTGCTTTCTTTTGATAGTAAGTGGACTTGGGATGAATCCAAACAAATTCCCAATCATCAGTATCTCAAACGAAAAGAACTCAACCAAAAAAACTTGGGTGATTTTGAAGATGCTGCTTATTTTTATGATGCGATTTGTTTGAGCCCAGAAAGATTAACTCTGAGTTTTTTAAAATCCGCTGTTTCTTACGGGGCAAAAATTGCCAATTACACAGTGGTTGAAAATTTGATTTGGGAAGACAAAGCGGTTGTTGGGATTTTAGTTCATGATGTTTTGACAAATCAAAAACATCAAATTCGTTCTAAGGTAACGATCAATGCGTCAGGGCCTTGGACACATAACATTCTTTCTAAATCTAGTAAAACAGAACAACCTATGCCGAAAAAACGTTCGGAAGGGATCTATATCATTACTAAAAAGTTAACAAACCTAATGACTTTGTATGTGGGTGATAAAGGCCATTTCAGTTTCGCTCCTTGGCGTGGACATTCGATGATTGGGCCCACTGAAAAATCTTATTTTGGAAATGTGGAAGATTGGAAACTCACCAAAGAAAGTATCACCGAATTTATTGATTATATCAATGAAACATCTCATCTCAAAGAGAAGTTAACAATGGATGATGTAATTTTTGCTTACGGGGGTTTACGCCCTTTGGTTGAAAGTTCCGATGATACCTATTCCGCATCCAGAAGGTCAGAACTTTATGATCATGTTCGGGATGGAATCCAAGGACTGATTACGGCTGCCGGTGGAAAGTATACAACGAGCAGACATTTTGCAGAATCAATTTTCAAACAAATCCAAAAGAAATTGGATAAAAAATCGGGTGAAGCTATCTCCGCAAAACAACACTTATATGCTTCACAAATCCCGAATGTAGAAATTTTCATCCAAGGTGCAAAAAAACAAAACGCCGATTTCTCGGAAAATACCATTGATTATTTGATCCGTCATTATGGTTTACAATATGAAATCATTTTGGAACTGGCTAGAAAAACAAAAAATCTGGCAGCGGTTCTAAATGCCGATGGTGAAATTTTAGCAGAAGTAGTGTACGTGATTCGTTATGAAATGGCAAAATCGTTATCCGATATTTTCTTAAGAAGGACAGGTCTTGGCACACTTGGAATTCTTTCGGATGAAATTATGAAGGTCATCATTGATACGGCTGCCTCGGAATGGAACTGGTCGGAAGACACAAAAAAGAAAGAAACAGAGATCATTTACAAAACTTTAAAATTACCTGTGTGA
- the flgC gene encoding flagellar basal body rod protein FlgC: MGMFDSINISATGLSAQRLRMDVISNNIANSTTTRNTNGDGPFRRDRVILTPINLRTNWKSPVYPFGVAPGEGKGVKVMKIEKDMSPLRLTYDPTHPDAIQTGPKKGYVELPNINIVTEMTDMISASRSYEANVQLINGSKAMMNKAMEIGRA; the protein is encoded by the coding sequence ATGGGAATGTTTGATTCGATTAATATATCTGCCACTGGCCTTTCTGCCCAAAGACTTAGAATGGACGTTATCTCGAATAACATTGCGAACTCGACCACAACGAGAAATACCAATGGAGATGGCCCCTTTAGACGTGACCGCGTCATCCTAACACCGATTAACCTAAGAACCAATTGGAAAAGCCCTGTGTATCCTTTTGGTGTCGCTCCCGGCGAAGGCAAAGGGGTAAAGGTGATGAAAATCGAAAAGGATATGAGTCCATTACGACTCACTTATGATCCAACTCATCCCGATGCCATCCAAACTGGCCCCAAAAAAGGATACGTCGAACTTCCGAACATCAACATTGTCACGGAGATGACAGATATGATTTCCGCTTCTCGGTCCTATGAGGCCAATGTCCAACTCATCAATGGATCCAAAGCCATGATGAATAAGGCGATGGAGATCGGTCGGGCGTAA
- a CDS encoding xylulokinase, translating to MESGYILTYDIGTTGVKTCLFRMSEALELVHSASKEYSIQLLDNGGAEQNPEDWWFSMKETTTQILTQSKIQPESIQGISFCSQMQGLVLTDANFQVVRPAMSYMDQRATKEIQKGIVHGIKIEGINAIKLLLSLWITGAVAASVKDPIWKYKWVEKNEPELFSKVKWWFDVKEYLIARSTNEAVMTRDSAFATFLYNSRVGKGNWSPLLCKLFGVRLDHLPKIVNSSDRVGGLTKEAAAYLGLKENISVFGGGGDASLIGVGAGAVSEGDTHIYAGTSGWIGTVTKKRTVDIEARIASIVGAREGYYNYFGEQETSGKCLQWVRDHLALDEIDLYLEKKKITDGPDAVYESLFEFMFDSIKDTEPGSQGVIFTPWLHGNRCPFEDPKARGIFFNISLHTGKRTLIRAVVEGILFHKRWILELSDKKISTSETIRFVGGVARSAFICQLLADITGKTIERVVHPENVGAMGAAAIVAFGIGKIQKFEDIKSMIPIQDRWTPNPKHKEIYDKNFKVFKKLYQNNKNNFAILNT from the coding sequence ATGGAATCTGGATATATACTGACTTACGATATCGGCACAACGGGGGTCAAAACCTGTCTCTTCCGGATGTCAGAGGCTTTGGAGCTTGTGCATTCAGCATCAAAGGAATATTCGATCCAACTTCTGGACAATGGGGGAGCCGAACAAAATCCGGAAGATTGGTGGTTCTCTATGAAAGAAACCACAACACAGATTTTGACCCAATCCAAAATCCAACCAGAGTCCATCCAAGGAATTTCCTTTTGTTCGCAAATGCAAGGTTTGGTGCTCACCGATGCAAACTTTCAAGTAGTTCGCCCTGCGATGAGTTATATGGACCAAAGGGCCACCAAAGAAATACAAAAAGGAATTGTTCACGGTATAAAAATTGAAGGCATCAATGCCATAAAACTTTTGTTATCTCTTTGGATTACGGGGGCAGTTGCTGCTAGTGTCAAAGATCCAATTTGGAAATACAAATGGGTCGAAAAAAACGAACCAGAATTATTTTCAAAAGTAAAGTGGTGGTTTGACGTAAAAGAATATTTAATCGCTCGCTCAACGAACGAAGCAGTGATGACAAGAGATTCTGCGTTTGCTACTTTTTTATATAACTCAAGGGTAGGGAAAGGAAATTGGAGTCCTCTTTTGTGTAAGTTATTCGGTGTTCGTTTGGATCATTTACCAAAGATTGTGAATTCTTCTGATCGAGTGGGTGGACTCACAAAAGAAGCAGCAGCATATTTGGGTTTAAAAGAAAACATATCTGTGTTTGGTGGTGGTGGAGATGCCTCACTCATTGGTGTGGGAGCTGGTGCCGTAAGTGAAGGTGACACACATATCTATGCAGGAACTTCTGGTTGGATCGGAACCGTTACCAAAAAAAGAACTGTGGATATAGAAGCAAGGATTGCTTCCATTGTTGGTGCAAGAGAAGGTTATTATAATTATTTTGGGGAACAAGAAACATCAGGGAAATGTTTACAATGGGTGAGAGACCACTTGGCCTTAGATGAAATCGATTTGTACTTAGAAAAAAAGAAAATCACAGATGGCCCCGATGCCGTATATGAAAGTTTATTCGAGTTTATGTTCGATTCGATTAAAGATACGGAACCTGGTTCGCAGGGAGTGATTTTTACTCCTTGGCTTCACGGAAACCGTTGTCCTTTTGAAGACCCAAAAGCACGAGGGATATTCTTTAACATCAGTTTGCATACTGGAAAAAGAACTCTCATCCGTGCGGTAGTGGAAGGCATTCTTTTTCATAAACGTTGGATTTTAGAACTTTCTGATAAAAAGATTTCTACATCAGAAACCATTCGATTTGTCGGAGGAGTGGCAAGGTCTGCCTTTATCTGTCAGTTGTTAGCTGATATCACGGGAAAAACCATTGAAAGAGTGGTTCATCCCGAAAACGTTGGTGCGATGGGAGCCGCTGCCATTGTAGCTTTTGGAATTGGAAAAATTCAAAAATTTGAAGATATCAAGTCAATGATTCCCATCCAAGACAGATGGACTCCTAATCCGAAACACAAAGAAATTTATGATAAAAACTTTAAGGTCTTTAAGAAACTTTATCAAAATAATAAAAACAATTTTGCAATTTTAAATACATAG